A stretch of Bradyrhizobium sp. CCBAU 53338 DNA encodes these proteins:
- a CDS encoding heme-binding protein, translating to MADLTLDTARKILDAAFAKSAELKLKPLVVTILDARGVLKIAAAQDGTSLMRAEIAHGKAYGALAMGMGSRALYQRAQEQAYFIDAVNTIAKGALVPVPGGVLIMDGTTLLGAVGVSGDTSDNDEACAVAGIQAARLKANAG from the coding sequence ATGGCTGACCTCACGCTCGACACCGCCCGAAAGATCCTCGACGCCGCCTTCGCCAAATCCGCCGAGCTGAAGCTGAAGCCGCTGGTCGTCACCATCCTGGACGCACGCGGCGTGCTCAAGATCGCGGCCGCGCAGGACGGCACCAGCCTGATGCGCGCCGAGATCGCCCACGGCAAGGCCTACGGCGCCCTTGCGATGGGCATGGGTTCGCGTGCGCTGTATCAGCGCGCCCAGGAGCAGGCCTATTTCATCGACGCCGTGAACACCATCGCCAAGGGCGCGCTGGTCCCGGTCCCCGGCGGCGTGCTGATCATGGACGGCACCACCCTCCTCGGCGCCGTCGGCGTCTCCGGCGACACCTCGGACAATGACGAGGCCTGCGCGGTCGCTGGTATCCAGGCCGCTCGCCTGAAGGCCAACGCGGGATAG
- a CDS encoding FAD-binding and (Fe-S)-binding domain-containing protein: protein MAAEVAGKPQESAQKHRLSARLAREITGDVLFDGFSRGRYATDASFYQIMPSGVVVPRTMDEALLALAIARDEGAKVTPRGGGTSQCGQTVNDGLVVDLSKHLNRMLSLDVEGRTCVVEPGIVLDDLNRQLKKHGLWFPVDVSTASRATIGGMAGNNSCGGRSLRYGTMRDNTLSLEASLADGTLSRFGEVSRDLSELDAGAMRNLFRDMLDLGAREADEIAARFPKVQRRVGGYNLDALVPRNAPNNMAHLLVGSEGTLAFTTKVELKLWPVIRNKALGVCHFGSFYEAMDAAQHLVKLKPIAVELVDRTMIALGRDIAMFRPIIDAAIKGDPDAVLVVEFAEEDQADNLQRLKQLGELMGDLGFGWNNGPRKWGGVVEIAEPALQRGIADFRAAGLNVMMSMKQEGKPVSFVEDCAVPLPHLADYTQRLNEVFAKHGTSGTMYAHASEGCLHVRPVLNLKLEKDVKAMRAIAEEAFALVREYKGSHSGEHGDGLVRSEFHESMFGERLVADFREVKRRFDPAGVLNPGKIVDAPRMDDRSLFRFKPGYRVADLKTRLDWSAWPGAGGGFQGAVEMCNNNGACRKLEGGVMCPSYRATRNEKDLTRGRANTLRLAISGQLGPDALSSDEMMETLKLCVSCKACRHECPTGVDMAKMKIEVLAARAASHGLTLRDRLVGYLPRYAGLASRLAPLANLRNHSPLLRKLFERVAGISARRALPAFRRDVFVPPAEAVGPETGREVVLFADTFNRIYERENLEAALRVLAAGGYRVHLPRPASGSRPLCCGRTFLSAGLVDEARSELDRLVAAFAPFAARGVPIVGLEPSCLLTLRDELASLRQDSDAKAVGARALTFEEFLVREAEAGRLQLPLGTVTEKAVVHGHCHQKSFGAFRPVEQVLRFVPGLEVETIESSCCGMAGAFGYGTETYDASIEMAELSLLPAIRRADQATLVVADGTSCRHQIHDGAQREALHVARVLAMSLDRAETKPASPAAKEPGHG from the coding sequence CCATGGACGAGGCCTTGCTGGCCCTGGCGATTGCCCGCGACGAGGGCGCGAAGGTCACCCCGCGCGGCGGCGGCACTTCGCAATGCGGCCAGACCGTCAATGACGGGCTCGTGGTCGATCTGTCGAAGCACCTCAACAGGATGCTGTCGCTCGACGTCGAAGGCCGTACCTGCGTGGTCGAGCCGGGCATCGTGCTCGACGACCTCAACCGCCAGCTCAAAAAACACGGCCTGTGGTTTCCGGTCGACGTCTCCACGGCCTCGCGCGCCACCATCGGCGGCATGGCCGGCAACAATTCCTGCGGCGGCCGCTCGCTTCGCTACGGCACCATGCGCGACAATACGCTGTCGCTGGAGGCTTCGCTTGCCGACGGCACGCTGAGCCGGTTTGGCGAGGTCTCGCGCGATCTCTCCGAACTCGACGCCGGCGCCATGCGCAACCTGTTCCGCGACATGCTCGATCTCGGCGCGCGCGAGGCCGACGAGATCGCCGCGCGCTTCCCCAAGGTGCAGCGCCGCGTCGGCGGCTACAATCTCGATGCGCTGGTGCCGCGTAATGCACCCAACAACATGGCGCATCTCTTGGTCGGCTCCGAAGGCACGCTTGCGTTCACCACCAAGGTCGAACTGAAGCTGTGGCCCGTGATCCGCAACAAGGCGCTCGGCGTCTGCCATTTCGGCAGCTTCTACGAGGCCATGGATGCGGCCCAGCACCTGGTCAAGCTGAAGCCGATCGCGGTCGAGCTGGTCGATCGCACCATGATCGCGCTCGGCCGCGACATCGCGATGTTCCGGCCGATCATCGATGCGGCGATCAAGGGCGATCCGGATGCCGTGCTGGTGGTCGAATTCGCCGAGGAGGACCAGGCGGACAATCTGCAACGCCTGAAGCAGCTCGGCGAGCTGATGGGCGATCTCGGCTTCGGCTGGAACAACGGGCCGCGCAAATGGGGCGGCGTGGTCGAGATAGCGGAGCCGGCACTGCAGCGCGGCATCGCCGATTTCCGCGCGGCCGGCCTCAACGTGATGATGTCGATGAAGCAGGAGGGCAAGCCGGTCTCCTTCGTCGAGGACTGCGCCGTGCCGCTGCCGCATCTCGCCGACTACACACAGCGCCTGAACGAGGTGTTCGCCAAGCACGGCACCAGCGGCACGATGTATGCGCACGCCTCCGAAGGCTGCCTGCATGTCCGTCCCGTGCTGAACCTCAAGCTCGAAAAAGACGTCAAGGCGATGCGCGCCATCGCGGAGGAAGCCTTCGCGCTGGTGCGCGAATACAAGGGCTCGCATTCCGGCGAGCATGGCGACGGCCTGGTGCGCTCCGAGTTCCACGAGAGCATGTTCGGCGAGCGCCTCGTCGCCGACTTCCGCGAGGTGAAGAGGCGCTTCGATCCCGCTGGCGTGCTCAATCCGGGCAAGATCGTCGACGCGCCCAGGATGGACGACCGCTCGCTGTTCCGCTTCAAGCCGGGCTATCGCGTCGCCGACCTCAAGACCAGGCTCGACTGGTCGGCCTGGCCCGGCGCCGGCGGCGGTTTCCAGGGCGCGGTCGAGATGTGCAACAACAACGGCGCCTGCCGCAAGCTCGAGGGCGGCGTGATGTGCCCGTCCTACCGCGCCACCCGCAACGAGAAGGACCTCACGCGAGGCCGCGCCAACACGCTGCGGCTGGCGATCTCGGGCCAACTCGGCCCTGATGCACTGTCCTCCGACGAGATGATGGAGACCCTCAAGCTCTGCGTCTCCTGCAAGGCCTGCCGCCACGAATGCCCAACCGGCGTCGACATGGCCAAGATGAAGATCGAGGTGCTGGCGGCACGCGCGGCCTCGCATGGCCTGACGCTGCGCGACCGCCTGGTCGGGTATCTGCCGCGCTATGCCGGCCTCGCCTCGCGCCTCGCGCCGCTCGCGAACTTGCGCAACCATAGCCCGCTGCTGCGAAAGCTGTTCGAGCGCGTTGCCGGCATCAGCGCGCGCCGCGCCCTTCCCGCCTTCCGCCGCGACGTGTTCGTGCCGCCGGCCGAAGCGGTCGGTCCGGAGACCGGCCGCGAGGTCGTGCTGTTCGCCGACACCTTCAATCGCATCTACGAGCGCGAAAACCTCGAAGCCGCGCTGCGCGTGCTCGCGGCCGGCGGCTATCGCGTGCACCTGCCCAGACCCGCGAGCGGCAGCCGCCCGCTGTGCTGCGGCCGCACCTTCCTGTCTGCCGGGCTCGTCGATGAAGCCAGGTCCGAGCTCGACCGTCTCGTCGCCGCCTTCGCGCCCTTCGCCGCCCGCGGCGTGCCGATCGTCGGCCTCGAGCCGAGCTGCCTCTTGACACTGCGCGACGAACTCGCCTCGCTGCGCCAGGACAGCGACGCCAAGGCGGTTGGCGCGCGCGCGCTCACCTTCGAGGAATTCCTGGTGCGCGAGGCCGAGGCCGGCCGGCTGCAATTGCCGCTCGGCACCGTCACTGAAAAGGCTGTCGTCCACGGCCATTGCCACCAAAAATCCTTCGGCGCCTTCAGGCCGGTCGAGCAGGTGCTGCGCTTCGTGCCCGGCCTCGAGGTCGAGACGATCGAATCGAGCTGTTGCGGCATGGCCGGCGCGTTCGGCTATGGCACTGAGACCTATGACGCCTCGATCGAGATGGCCGAGTTGTCGTTGCTGCCAGCGATACGCCGCGCCGACCAGGCCACGCTGGTCGTCGCCGACGGCACCTCCTGCCGCCACCAGATCCACGACGGCGCGCAGCGCGAGGCGCTTCACGTCGCCCGCGTGCTGGCGATGAGCCTCGACCGCGCCGAAACCAAACCCGCTTCTCCAGCTGCAAAGGAACCCGGTCATGGCTGA